A window from Deltaproteobacteria bacterium encodes these proteins:
- a CDS encoding ABC transporter permease subunit translates to GALLQIHRELEESASVAGDNWFGIFRRILVPLLSPAFLAVGVIIFLTAMKEISVIIILYSTDTRVLSLLMFEHYIGHSPEKAMVVGTIITALVTVTALAARRLGLRIGARE, encoded by the coding sequence TGGCGCGCTGCTGCAAATCCATCGAGAGCTGGAAGAATCGGCGAGTGTTGCCGGCGACAACTGGTTCGGCATATTTAGGCGGATTCTTGTGCCATTGCTCTCGCCCGCCTTTCTCGCTGTAGGGGTAATCATTTTTCTCACCGCGATGAAGGAGATCAGCGTCATCATCATTTTGTATTCAACCGATACCAGGGTATTGTCCTTACTCATGTTTGAGCATTACATCGGGCATTCGCCTGAGAAGGCCATGGTGGTCGGCACGATCATTACAGCGCTCGTCACCGTAACGGCGCTGGCGGCGAGACGTCTTGGTTTGAGGATTGGCGCGCGAGAATAG
- a CDS encoding peptidase, with translation MIASFKHRGLRMLFEDDDPRRLSAAQVDKIKRILARLDESTEIKHMALPAFGLHPLKGDLKGFWAVSVSGNWRIIFRFNNSNAYDVDLVDYH, from the coding sequence ATGATCGCGTCGTTTAAGCACCGGGGTCTTAGGATGCTTTTTGAAGACGATGACCCGCGCCGGCTATCGGCGGCCCAGGTGGACAAGATCAAACGCATCCTCGCCCGGTTGGATGAATCGACAGAAATAAAGCATATGGCCTTACCCGCCTTCGGGCTCCATCCGCTCAAGGGCGATCTCAAAGGCTTCTGGGCGGTCTCGGTGTCGGGCAACTGGCGCATCATCTTTCGCTTTAACAATAGCAACGCGTACGATGTCGATCTCGTCGATTATCACTAG
- the higA gene encoding addiction module antidote protein, HigA family — protein sequence MAMKNPPHPGLSVRYDCLEALNISVTQGAKILGVTRQALNNLVNCKAAISPVMAIRLDKAFGGGAETWLRLQATYDLAQAAKYADKIKVRRVA from the coding sequence ATGGCCATGAAAAACCCGCCCCATCCCGGACTGTCGGTGCGCTACGATTGCCTTGAAGCGCTCAACATCTCGGTAACCCAAGGCGCGAAAATCCTCGGCGTCACGCGCCAGGCGCTCAACAACCTGGTGAACTGCAAAGCGGCGATCTCCCCTGTAATGGCGATCCGGCTCGACAAAGCCTTCGGCGGCGGCGCCGAAACCTGGCTTCGACTCCAGGCCACCTACGACCTCGCCCAGGCGGCAAAGTACGCCGA